One segment of Toxotes jaculatrix isolate fToxJac2 chromosome 8, fToxJac2.pri, whole genome shotgun sequence DNA contains the following:
- the dcst1 gene encoding E3 ubiquitin-protein ligase DCST1 → MAQPDLQRPSGPHSTVQSFSLTVLPPAVHRFLFSQSEEYVVAHLFLRALFGAVSGTVLFLGVAHSLRLTFDLKLAAGCVFVGVCIMGGALSSSFRCSVLLMFPSMLGSRGRAYLMLLLLSVLYRGPVANIQRNVEAAALSLSCNLDLQVHHSKLVWRDAVRPFVLITQQLVDDKAGFESEALSVGRKFQTIRDEVVLQYGYERFRQEHAESGNSTQDRFTTKTMMQCHSVVDEGVRRCSDWFRLRWEECMEAIPVPIINHILCVSMKFHFLCDVMRVMTPWCREQVPVEGNFGQLFDRLNLSVDLLSREFGAKLVLQVGTSPHRLSSEQQQQVVLGGALMDQELTQSVRGSFRKLTAAMDRVLDVVQLLLSLTFVTIFTQAFGYLRQYRRDIRFDNVYITTYFRRIDARRRRAGKRCLLPLKRTETELIDPQSLKIHPEELRQAISGVFQVLLVSLLCVVLLTVDFSLFHVLDIVSRHSFTQFNLSSSHQVDIRVGGTSMMAHLLRKTISAFNSSSSLNIHTDNQGCVSPPSSLSAGVYVSCVCCVLLVVLFSCLQVYTNRLRRVIAAFYHPQREKKRVLFLYNLQIQRRISSVDDKRITRLGRRMRTVLQRLSRWGRHLCRDRRQKESDSEQPRYDRG, encoded by the exons CTGTGCAGAGCTTCAGTCTGACCGTCCTGCCTCCGGCCGTCCATCGATTCctcttcagccaatcagaagagTATGTGGTGGCTCACCTGTTTCTCAGAGCGCTGTTTGGAGCAGTGAGTGGTACAG TCCTGTTCCTGGGTGTCGCTCACAGTCTCcgtctgacctttgacctgaagCTGGCAGCAGGATGTGTGTTTGTCG GTGTGTGTATCATGGGCGGGGCactgtcctcctccttcaggTGTTCAGTCCTCCTGATGTTTCCCAGCATGCTCGGGTCCCGTGGCCGGGCGTACCTGATGctgctcctcctgtctgtgctctacagag GACCAGTCGCTAACATCCAGCGTAACGTGGAGGCGGCGGCTCTGTCCCTGAGCTGTAACCTGGACCTGCAGGTTCATCACAGCAAGTTAGTGTGGAGGGACGCCGTCAGACCGTTTGTCCTCATCACTCAGCAGCTCGTG GATGATAAAGCAGGGTTCGAGTCGGAGGCTCTGAGCGTCGGCAGGAAGTTCCAGACCATCAGAGACGAAGTCGTCCTTCAGTACGGATACGAGCGATTCAGACAGGAACACGCTGAGTCTGGCAACAGCACACAGGACCGGTTCACTACAAAGACCATGATGCAGTGCCACA GTGTGGTGGACGAGGGTGTGCGGCGCTGCTCTGATTGGTTCAGACTCAGGTGGGAGGAGTGTATGGAGGCAATACCTGTCCCCATCATCAACCACATCCTCTGTGTTTCTATGAagttccacttcctgtgtgatGTCATGAGAG TGATGACTCCGTGGTGCAGAGAGCAGGTTCCTGTGGAGGGAAACTTCGGTCAGCTGTTCGACCGCCTGAACCTTTCGGTCGACCTGTTGTCCAGAGAGTTCGGCGCCAAGCTCGTCCTCCAGGTGGGAACCTCACCCCATCGCCTCTCCTCT gagcagcagcagcaggtggtgttGGGTGGAGCCCTGATGGATCAGGAGCTGACTCAGTCTGTCAGAGGATCTTTCCGGAAACTGACGGCAGCGATGGATCGGGTGCTGGACgtggtgcagctgctgctgtccctcACCTTCGTCACCATCTTCACTCA gGCGTTTGGTTACCTCAGACAGTACAGGAGGGACATTCGATTTGACAACGTCTACATCACCACCTACTTCAGACGGATTGACGCCCGCAGGAGAAGAGCg GGGAAACGCTGTCTGCTGCCACTGAAGCGGACAGAGACTGAGCTCATCGACCCTCAGAGTCTGAAAATccacccagaggagctgagacagGCG atCTCAGGTGTGTTCCAGGTGTTGCTggtctctctgctgtgtgtcgtCCTGCTGACCGTGGACTTCTCTCTGTTCCACGTCCTGGACATCGTCAGCAGACACAGCTTCACCCAGTTCAACCTGAGCA GTAGTCACCAGGTGGACATCAGAGTGGGCGGGACGTCCATGATGGCCCACCTCCTGAGGAAGACGATTTCAGCCTTCAACAGCTCGTCCAGCCTCAACATCCACACTGACAACCAGg GTTGCGtgtctcccccctcctccctctcagcaggtgtgtatgtgagctgtgtgtgttgtgtcctgTTGGTGGTGCTCTTCAGCTGCCTTCAGGTGTACACCAACCGCCTCCGACGGGTCATCGCCGCCTTCTACCACCCACAG aggGAGAAGAAGCGAGTTTTGTTCCTCTACAACCTGCAGATCCAGAGACGGATTTCCTCTGTGGACGACAAACGCATCACCAGGCTTGGACGGAGGATGAGGACG GTGCTTCAGCGTCTGAGCAGGTGGGGACGTCATCTGTGTCGTGATCGCAGACAGAAAGAGTCTGACTCAGAGCAGCCGCGCTACGACCGCGGGTAG